A single genomic interval of Saccharothrix saharensis harbors:
- the rnc gene encoding ribonuclease III yields the protein MGGRSSRGRSADRAPLLEALGVPLDAELLTLALTHRSYAYENGGLPPNERLEFLGDAVLGLVVTDHLYRTHPELPEGQLAKLRASVVNMHALAGVARGLGDDGLGGHLLLGRGEELTGGRDKASILADGLEAVIGAVYLQFGIDTARQLVHHLFDPLLAEAPLRGAGLDWKTSLQELTASAGLGVPEYRVDDQGPDHRKEFTATVLVGGQAHGTGDGRTKKEAEQKAAEAAYRVLHERVRAEQETGASGNGHAPGSAAQASPQASPQAAPTQED from the coding sequence GTGGGGGGTAGGTCGTCGCGCGGTCGGTCCGCCGACCGCGCCCCGTTGCTCGAAGCGCTCGGCGTCCCACTGGACGCCGAGCTGCTGACGCTCGCGCTGACGCACCGGTCGTACGCGTACGAGAACGGCGGCCTGCCGCCGAACGAGCGACTGGAGTTCCTCGGTGACGCGGTGCTCGGGCTGGTCGTCACCGACCACCTGTACCGCACGCACCCCGAGCTGCCCGAGGGGCAGCTCGCCAAGCTGCGCGCGAGCGTGGTCAACATGCACGCCCTCGCGGGCGTGGCCCGGGGGCTCGGCGACGACGGCCTCGGCGGGCACCTCCTGCTCGGTCGCGGCGAGGAGCTGACCGGGGGCAGGGACAAGGCGAGCATCCTCGCCGACGGCCTCGAAGCCGTCATCGGCGCGGTCTACCTGCAGTTCGGCATAGACACCGCGCGTCAACTCGTTCACCACCTGTTCGACCCGCTGTTGGCCGAAGCGCCGCTGCGAGGTGCTGGACTGGACTGGAAGACGAGTCTCCAGGAGCTGACCGCGTCCGCGGGGCTGGGCGTCCCCGAGTACCGGGTGGACGACCAGGGCCCGGACCACCGCAAGGAGTTCACCGCCACGGTGCTCGTCGGTGGCCAGGCCCACGGCACCGGCGACGGGCGCACGAAGAAGGAAGCCGAGCAGAAGGCGGCCGAGGCCGCCTACCGCGTGCTGCACGAACGGGTCCGCGCCGAGCAGGAGACCGGCGCGTCCGGGAACGGCCACGCACCCGGCTCGGCCGCGCAGGCATCACCCCAGGCTTCACCTCAGGCTGCACCTACCCAGGAAGACTGA